The following are encoded together in the Bacillus sp. V2I10 genome:
- a CDS encoding sugar ABC transporter ATP-binding protein, translating to MATLLELKNICKGFSGIPVLKNINLDVKSGEVHVLLGENGAGKSTIIKIMTGAYQKDEGDLLWEGKKVNIKKPSDAMDIGIATIYQELNLVPELPVYENIFLGRELKRKGKFSFLNRKEMINRSKNILKRLGQNIDPESLVSSLGIGQQQLIEIAKALTIDTKLIILDEPTSSLSASEAEQLLNTIMELKRQGIAIVYISHRLEELKQIGNRITILRDGSAVATRQVSETSIDTMIELMVGRALEDKFPKGNFRLGKPGFRVENLRLKGSDKAINFTANQGQILGISGLVGAGRTELLRGIFGADPIDSGAVHIFGEKMKIKSPKDSINAGMAFITEDRKGEGLVLDQSLKFNMSLASLKKFKKGLFIQNHEIIDKSDMYVRELQIRPNDIQKHARKLSGGNQQKVVIAKWLSTEAKVFFFDEPTRGIDVGAKTEVYRLINSLVADGAIVIIVSSELPEILGVCNRILVMCDGEITADLLKEEASQELIMKAATGKLTEEDLCEDQKPTKLEKMVIGGK from the coding sequence ATGGCTACTCTGCTAGAGCTTAAAAACATTTGCAAAGGTTTTTCGGGAATTCCTGTGTTAAAAAATATTAATTTGGATGTGAAATCAGGGGAGGTTCATGTTCTTTTAGGCGAAAATGGTGCCGGGAAATCTACGATTATCAAAATCATGACCGGCGCCTACCAAAAGGATGAAGGCGACTTGCTTTGGGAAGGAAAAAAAGTAAACATTAAAAAACCATCTGACGCCATGGATATTGGCATTGCCACCATTTATCAGGAGTTAAACCTTGTTCCTGAACTGCCGGTTTATGAAAACATCTTTTTAGGAAGAGAGTTGAAAAGAAAAGGCAAGTTTTCCTTTTTGAATCGAAAAGAAATGATTAACCGGTCGAAGAACATCTTAAAAAGGTTAGGTCAGAATATCGATCCCGAATCGCTTGTTTCCAGTCTTGGTATTGGCCAGCAGCAACTGATCGAAATAGCGAAAGCGTTAACAATTGATACGAAATTAATCATCTTGGATGAACCGACTTCAAGCTTGAGCGCATCAGAAGCAGAACAGCTGCTGAACACGATTATGGAACTTAAAAGACAGGGAATCGCGATCGTGTATATTTCCCACCGGCTAGAAGAGCTTAAACAAATCGGGAACCGAATTACAATTCTGCGGGATGGATCAGCAGTGGCAACCCGCCAAGTAAGTGAAACGAGTATCGATACCATGATTGAATTAATGGTTGGCCGTGCATTAGAAGACAAGTTTCCAAAAGGCAATTTCCGACTAGGTAAACCGGGCTTCAGAGTTGAAAATTTAAGGCTGAAAGGGTCTGATAAGGCCATCAATTTCACAGCGAATCAAGGACAAATTTTAGGGATTTCTGGGCTTGTCGGTGCCGGCCGTACAGAGCTTCTTAGAGGGATCTTTGGTGCAGATCCAATCGACTCAGGTGCGGTACATATTTTTGGAGAAAAGATGAAAATTAAGTCTCCTAAAGACTCCATTAACGCTGGTATGGCGTTTATTACAGAAGACCGAAAAGGAGAAGGTCTTGTTCTAGATCAATCTCTCAAATTCAACATGTCCCTTGCCAGCTTGAAAAAATTCAAAAAAGGGCTATTTATTCAAAATCATGAAATCATTGACAAGTCCGATATGTATGTTCGTGAACTTCAAATTCGGCCAAACGATATTCAAAAGCACGCACGCAAACTAAGTGGAGGAAATCAGCAGAAAGTAGTAATCGCTAAATGGCTGTCGACAGAAGCAAAAGTTTTCTTTTTTGACGAGCCGACTCGTGGAATTGACGTTGGGGCAAAAACGGAAGTATACCGCTTGATTAATTCTTTAGTAGCAGATGGAGCCATTGTTATCATCGTTTCATCAGAACTTCCTGAAATCTTAGGGGTGTGCAATCGAATTCTCGTCATGTGTGATGGTGAAATTACGGCTGACCTTTTAAAAGAAGAAGCCAGCCAGGAGTTAATTATGAAAGCGGCTACAGGGAAACTGACGGAAGAAGACCTTTGTGAAGACCAAAAGCCTACAAAACTCGAAAAAATGGTTATAGGAGGGAAATAA
- a CDS encoding LacI family DNA-binding transcriptional regulator, whose product MKLTIYDVAEKAGVSISTVSKVLNNTGSLAAKTRKKVKETMQELNYQPSVAASVKKRIQMIGLLIPNIANPFMAEVARSIENHLKRHGYSLMVYSTDNDLKNEVEYISILKQKYTDGIIVATGLKKEKVIKDLIKTDLPIALLSRDVPSLAIDTVLVDDYLGGYEATNYLISLGHKKIAMITEDTTFSNLRARVQGYKKALEGAGLNYDESLVLTNNTSLDEGKKSTLTLLKKSSPPTAVFASTEFLAIGALQGAHELNVKVPDELSIVGFDDTVLSAICEPPLTTIAQPIEEMGKKVVELLIEEIAKKKESKQRVVLSPKLIVRNSTAKKSNI is encoded by the coding sequence ATGAAATTGACAATTTATGATGTAGCTGAAAAAGCAGGGGTATCTATTTCTACTGTTTCAAAAGTGCTTAATAATACAGGAAGCCTTGCAGCTAAAACAAGAAAAAAGGTTAAGGAGACGATGCAGGAATTAAATTATCAGCCCAGTGTTGCAGCATCCGTAAAAAAGCGTATTCAGATGATTGGACTTTTGATACCTAACATTGCAAATCCTTTTATGGCAGAAGTAGCACGCAGCATTGAAAACCATTTAAAGCGGCATGGTTACAGCCTCATGGTCTACAGCACGGACAATGACCTAAAAAACGAAGTGGAGTATATTTCAATTCTGAAACAAAAATATACGGATGGCATCATTGTGGCAACGGGTTTGAAAAAAGAAAAGGTAATTAAAGATTTGATCAAGACTGATCTGCCTATCGCATTACTTTCTAGGGATGTACCTTCTCTAGCAATAGACACTGTGCTTGTAGACGATTATTTAGGCGGGTATGAAGCAACAAACTACCTAATTAGCCTTGGTCATAAAAAAATTGCCATGATTACGGAAGACACGACTTTTTCTAATTTACGAGCGAGAGTGCAAGGCTATAAGAAAGCGCTCGAAGGAGCTGGACTGAACTATGACGAAAGTTTGGTGCTGACTAATAATACCTCTCTTGATGAAGGCAAAAAATCAACGTTAACCCTTTTGAAAAAGTCTAGTCCGCCAACGGCCGTTTTTGCTTCCACTGAATTCTTGGCGATTGGCGCCCTGCAGGGTGCGCACGAATTAAATGTAAAAGTGCCAGATGAGCTATCTATTGTGGGATTTGACGATACAGTGTTGTCTGCAATCTGTGAGCCGCCCCTAACAACAATTGCGCAGCCAATTGAGGAGATGGGGAAAAAAGTAGTTGAACTGTTAATTGAAGAAATTGCAAAAAAGAAAGAATCAAAACAGCGTGTTGTACTGTCTCCTAAATTGATTGTGCGAAATTCCACCGCAAAGAAAAGTAACATTTAA
- a CDS encoding DUF927 domain-containing protein, protein MLHNSYVREVEMIFPNTKIIKCQGYSNGNNHYSTAKKPLGSYINRESLTETEIKYHLARGGWIGALIPNGFIVIDVDDVEHGSYLIKLLKGERVQHHLIRTPRGYQFVFKASSTSNKQVKMISRFFTSIGILIDTRVGTTNSFIVFPSQNTEKRFIVEVAEDLDELPVYLRPVWNAQKTKDYHFAIPMVNGSRNQSLYDLGRRLKSIDVPLDQVKKSMLLIYKYFCIDKDRSYTWEDVMASIDSIAKLEQTSRKKEEPIEINNISQAFESRLPEPYLKKEGSLYKKEMKKIDGKLQEVSIFVSRNVPYITKYLENLERSEIYYEICWNNMGREFKETVAASTIASKREILSLADKGLSCNDSNSKHLIEYFDLFIAKNDIPTVQIVNRLGKIKEKFIHPVISNEIQVLPNDGGELQLYESFKVKGTVDSWIKNVFNLVKNHPKAVLPILSSFASVILHEFDMKPIVIDVSGASSSGKSGILRMCASVWGDPERYLGTFNTTLVAVERRSTFLNSFPQILDDSNGASESKMIQPMIYQYVNNTGKQRGSLNGSQYTDSWNSLMITSGENEIVTYANAQGVPARVILISNFSFEGEDHDYLGKVYDSFRENFGAIGIEFLNRWQENREHYMKYFKAYEKQFLEISCDNNILKRLSRHYSFIVFTGRVLNEMFKNKSIGINLRDLEELFVEMSKTNKAIDLPIVELQNALEDIDANRNKLYADYEPQGTINAFFHNGDFYFAPAYLKQRLGLNEKQIRYLWMKRGLTDTFINRDNEVDYKVIKKNKRSFRGVLVNREIIEQLGFNFS, encoded by the coding sequence ATGTTACACAACTCTTACGTGCGAGAGGTTGAAATGATATTCCCAAACACGAAAATCATTAAATGTCAGGGTTACTCGAATGGAAATAATCATTACAGTACAGCGAAAAAGCCACTTGGCTCTTATATTAATAGAGAGAGCTTAACTGAAACAGAGATTAAATACCATCTTGCAAGGGGAGGGTGGATCGGTGCTCTAATACCAAATGGATTTATCGTTATTGATGTCGATGATGTAGAACACGGTTCTTATCTAATCAAACTTTTAAAGGGAGAAAGAGTTCAACATCACTTAATTAGGACTCCGCGAGGCTATCAGTTCGTGTTTAAGGCGTCATCAACATCAAACAAGCAAGTTAAAATGATTAGTCGATTTTTTACATCAATCGGAATACTTATTGATACACGTGTTGGAACAACTAATAGCTTTATTGTGTTTCCGAGCCAGAATACAGAAAAACGCTTTATTGTTGAGGTTGCGGAAGATTTAGACGAGCTCCCCGTTTACTTAAGACCAGTATGGAATGCTCAGAAAACCAAAGACTATCACTTTGCGATTCCAATGGTAAATGGGTCTCGTAACCAATCACTGTATGACCTTGGAAGACGACTTAAATCTATAGATGTTCCATTAGATCAAGTCAAAAAAAGCATGCTATTAATCTATAAATATTTCTGTATTGACAAGGATCGAAGTTATACATGGGAGGACGTTATGGCCTCAATCGATAGCATTGCTAAGTTAGAACAAACTTCAAGAAAAAAGGAAGAACCTATAGAAATAAACAATATCAGCCAAGCATTTGAATCTAGGCTTCCTGAGCCTTATCTAAAAAAAGAAGGTTCACTCTACAAAAAAGAAATGAAAAAGATTGATGGTAAATTACAAGAAGTTAGCATTTTTGTGAGTCGGAATGTACCTTACATTACTAAGTACTTAGAGAATCTAGAGAGAAGCGAAATATACTATGAAATTTGCTGGAATAACATGGGGAGAGAATTTAAGGAAACAGTTGCAGCCAGCACAATTGCTTCAAAACGTGAGATTCTCTCTCTAGCCGATAAAGGACTAAGTTGCAATGACTCTAATTCCAAACATTTAATAGAATACTTTGATCTGTTCATAGCAAAAAATGATATTCCAACTGTGCAGATTGTTAATAGGCTTGGGAAGATTAAAGAAAAATTCATTCACCCAGTAATATCAAATGAGATTCAGGTACTACCAAATGATGGGGGAGAACTTCAACTCTATGAATCTTTTAAGGTAAAGGGGACTGTTGATAGTTGGATAAAAAATGTTTTTAATTTGGTTAAAAATCATCCGAAAGCAGTTCTTCCTATCCTTTCTTCATTTGCTTCTGTCATTTTGCACGAATTTGATATGAAACCGATTGTTATTGATGTATCAGGGGCATCAAGTAGTGGGAAAAGTGGCATTCTTAGAATGTGTGCATCTGTATGGGGTGATCCTGAAAGATATCTTGGAACATTTAATACTACACTCGTAGCTGTTGAAAGAAGATCTACCTTTTTAAACTCATTTCCTCAAATCCTAGATGATTCAAACGGTGCGAGTGAATCTAAAATGATACAACCAATGATCTACCAGTACGTTAATAATACAGGAAAGCAAAGAGGAAGCTTGAATGGCAGTCAATACACGGATTCATGGAATTCTTTAATGATTACTTCTGGAGAGAATGAGATCGTAACATATGCAAACGCTCAAGGAGTTCCTGCCCGCGTTATACTAATTTCAAACTTTTCATTTGAAGGAGAAGACCATGATTATTTGGGGAAAGTGTATGATTCATTTCGAGAGAATTTCGGAGCAATCGGAATAGAGTTTTTAAATAGATGGCAGGAAAATCGAGAGCACTATATGAAGTATTTTAAAGCATATGAAAAACAATTTTTAGAAATTAGTTGTGATAATAATATTTTAAAGCGGTTATCAAGACATTACTCATTCATTGTATTTACAGGAAGAGTATTAAATGAGATGTTTAAAAACAAATCTATTGGAATAAATTTGAGGGATTTAGAAGAACTCTTTGTTGAAATGTCTAAAACAAATAAGGCAATTGACTTGCCAATTGTGGAACTACAAAATGCCTTGGAGGATATTGATGCAAATCGCAATAAACTGTACGCAGATTACGAGCCTCAGGGAACAATCAACGCTTTTTTCCATAATGGAGATTTTTACTTTGCACCTGCTTATTTAAAACAACGGTTAGGTCTCAACGAAAAGCAAATTCGCTACCTATGGATGAAAAGAGGACTGACTGACACATTTATCAATAGAGACAATGAAGTCGATTACAAAGTCATAAAAAAAAATAAGCGATCGTTTAGAGGCGTATTAGTGAATAGGGAGATCATTGAGCAATTGGGATTTAATTTCAGTTAA
- a CDS encoding helix-turn-helix domain-containing protein, producing the protein MRAISPFGKKIKEIRMDNGMTINTVSKKSGVSQSYISQIENGSRDTPQPDMIKKIANGLGVDYFILMRAAGYMATSNEFTTTNEVEFTNICFNVKTVYKKTDENGTEKYVRYTEEELKSNFFNLHHLITQDTNDIFYKDRVLTRIEIEKVKTMLELLLDD; encoded by the coding sequence ATGAGAGCAATTAGTCCATTCGGTAAAAAAATAAAAGAAATAAGAATGGATAATGGGATGACCATTAATACTGTAAGCAAAAAATCTGGCGTTTCCCAATCTTACATTTCACAAATTGAAAATGGTTCAAGGGATACTCCACAACCTGACATGATTAAAAAAATCGCGAATGGTTTAGGTGTTGATTATTTCATATTGATGAGAGCTGCTGGCTATATGGCAACATCAAACGAATTCACTACAACCAACGAGGTAGAATTCACAAATATTTGTTTTAATGTGAAAACTGTATATAAAAAGACAGATGAAAATGGTACGGAAAAATATGTGAGATACACTGAAGAAGAATTGAAGAGCAATTTCTTTAATTTACATCATTTGATAACACAAGATACCAATGATATTTTTTATAAAGATCGCGTATTAACTAGAATTGAAATTGAAAAAGTTAAAACAATGCTTGAATTGCTGCTAGATGATTAA